In Octopus bimaculoides isolate UCB-OBI-ISO-001 chromosome 5, ASM119413v2, whole genome shotgun sequence, a genomic segment contains:
- the LOC128247882 gene encoding uncharacterized protein DDB_G0271670-like, whose protein sequence is SSSSNYSSSSSSSSNSSSSSSSSSSSSSSSSSSSSSSSSSPSSSSSSSSSSSSSSSSSSSSSSSSSSSSSSSSSSSSSSSSSSSSSSSSSSSSSPSTSSSSSSSSSSSSPSSSFSSSFSSSFSFSSSSSFSSSSTSSSSSSSSASSSFSSSSASSSSSSSSASSSSSSSSSSSSSSSSTSPSTSSSTSSSSSSSSSSSSSSS, encoded by the exons agtagtagtagcaattatagtagtagcagcagcagcagcagcaacagcagcagcagtagtagtagtagtagtagtagtagtagtagtagtag ctcgtcctcttcctcgtcctcttcctccccttcctcatcctcttcctcctcttcctcctcctcttcctcctcctcttcctcctcctcttcctcctcctcttcctcct CGTCCTCTTCCTCGTCCTCTTCCTCGTCCTCTTCCTCGTCCTCTtcctcgtcctcttcctcctcctcttcctcgtcctcttccccgtccacttcctcttcctcctcttcctcctcttcctcctcttccccgtcctcctccttctcctcctccttctcctcctccttctccttctcttcctcttcctcgttctcttcctcctccacttcctcttcctcctcttcctcgtccgCTTCCTCCTCTTTCTCGTCCTCGTCcgcttcctcctcttcctcgtcctcgtccgcttcctcctcttcctcgtcctcttcctcgtcctcgtcctcttcctcctccacttccccGTCCACTTCCTCgtccacttcctcttcctcttcctcctcctcctcctcttcttcctcctcttcc